A part of Rhodamnia argentea isolate NSW1041297 chromosome 8, ASM2092103v1, whole genome shotgun sequence genomic DNA contains:
- the LOC115755318 gene encoding E3 ubiquitin-protein ligase WAV3-like — protein sequence MTSKWRKAKLALGLNLCVYVPRTLEDPPSNNLDASTDRLSNAALLSPANWDVDGPRPMTPMTPTPSSQGLKLYRSGSKSSKTCSICLNKIKQGGGHAIFTAECSHSFHFHCIASNVKYGNQICPVCRAKWKEIPSQVPCLDPVPRSASRNPAHWAHDDAVVTMLRPPPRRDTHRRHIVPLFQAPEPGVFDDDEPLDLQPVVAEKNSHGEVADGNSSRSLEVRVYPEVSAMPRSNSRDNFSVLVHLKAVAVAGRQSPSQKNVSLPQVVQAPRAPIDLVTVLDISGSMAGTKLALLKRAMGFVIQNLSSADRLSVISFSSTARRLFPLRRMSDVGRQQALQAVNSLVANGGTNIAEGLRKGAKIMADRKQKNSVASIILLSDGQDTYTIGGSGENHPQPNGHPLLPLSINGSDNSGFQIPVHTFGFGTDHDSSAMHSISETSGGTFSFIETEAAIQDAFAQCIGGLLSVVVQELQVKIESLHPSLKIGSLKAGSYPSRVMADGYLSSVDVGDLYADEERDFLVSINIPAEASSSETSLLNVRCIYRDPFTKELASTEGEEVMIKRTEIAGEEMVSIEVNRQQNRVQAAEAMVQARAAAEQGDLAVAASILENCRNVLSESLSAKSGDRLSMALDAELKEMQERMASRHVYEASGRAYILSGLSSHSWQRATARGDSTDRSSLIQAYQTPSMAEMLTRSQATLLGSPSAQRLMQPLLSLGLHPKPR from the exons atgacgagtAAATGGAGGAAAGCCAAGCTTGCTTTGGGCTTGAATCTGTGTGTCTATGTCCCCAGAACTCTGGAGGACCCGCCCTCCAACAATCTTGATGCTTCGACTGATAGATTGTCAAATGCTGCCTTGCTTTCGCCAGCGAATTGGGACGTGGATGGTCCGAGGCCCATGACACCCATGACACCAACTCCTTCCTCTCAGGGCCTGAAGTTGTATAGGAGTGGAAGCAAGTCGTCCAAG ACTTGCTCCATTtgcttgaacaaaataaaacaagGAGGAGGCCACGCTATATTCACCGCCGAGTGTTCCCACTCGTTCCACTTCCACTGCATAGCTTCAAATGTCAAGTATGGGAACCAAATCTGCCCAGTCTGCCGGGCAAAATGGAAAGAGATCCCGTCACAAGTACCGTGTCTGGACCCTGTCCCGCGAAGTGCATCGAGAAATCCCGCACATTGGGCCCACGATGATGCTGTGGTGACCATGCTTCGCCCTCCGCCCCGACGTGATACGCATCGGCGCCACATTGTTCCCCTATTCCAGGCTCCAGAGCCTGGAGTATTTGATGATGACGAACCCTTAGATCTGCAACCTGTGGTCGCAGAAAAGAACTCCCACGGTGAAGTTGCAGATGGGAATTCCTCGAGAAGTTTGGAGGTCAGGGTGTATCCTGAAGTTTCAGCTATGCCACGGTCCAATTCTCGAGACAACTTCTCCGTCCTGGTCCATCTTAAAGCAGTTGCAGTTGCTGGGAGACAAAGCCCGAGTCAGAAAAATGTTAGCCTCCCACAAGTCGTGCAAGCCCCACGTGCTCCCATTGACCTGGTTACGGTGCTTGACATCAGTGGTAGCATGGCAGGTACTAAACTGGCATTGCTAAAACGTGCCATGGGGTTTGTTATTCAGAACCTTAGCTCAGCGGATCGACTCTCTGTGATATCGTTTTCATCCACTGCTCGGCGCCTCTTCCCCCTCCGCCGCATGTCTGACGTAGGACGGCAGCAGGCACTTCAAGCCGTGAATTCCTTGGTGGCAAATGGCGGGACCAACATCGCTGAAGGCCTAAGAAAGGGTGCTAAGATAATGGCTGACCGGAAGCAGAAAAACTCAGTGGCAAGTATTATACTGTTGTCCGATGGACAAGACACTTACACCATTGGCGGCTCTGGCGAAAATCATCCTCAACCAAATGGTCACCCACTTCTCCCCTTGTCCATCAATGGAAGTGACAACAGTGGGTTCCAAATACCCGTGCATACTTTTGGATTTGGCACTGATCATGACTCTTCAGCTATGCACTCCATATCAGAGACATCTGGAGGCACATTCTCCTTCATCGAGACAGAGGCTGCGATTCAGGATGCCTTTGCACAATGCATCGGTGGCCTACTCAGTGTTGTTGTGCAAGAGTTGCAAGTAAAGATCGAGTCTTTGCACCCAAGCTTGAAAATTGGTTCTCTAAAAGCAGGAAGTTACCCAAGCCGTGTGATGGCCGATGGATACTTGAGTAGCGTTGATGTGGGGGACCTGTATGCTGATGAAGAGAGGGATTTTCTGGTTTCTATTAACATTCCCGCAGAGGCTTCAAGCTCCGAAACATCACTTTTGAATGTCAGGTGCATATATAGGGATCCTTTTACAAAAGAGTTGGCTTCGACTGAAGGCGAAGAAGTCATGATAAAGAGAACTGAGATAGCCGGAGAAGAAATGGTCTCAATAGAGGTTAATAGGCAGCAAAACAGGGTCCAAGCGGCAGAGGCGATGGTGCAGGCTCGTGCTGCAGCTGAGCAAGGAGACCTGGCTGTTGCTGCCTCTATTCTTGAGAACTGCCGTAATGTTCTTTCTGAATCCTTGTCAGCTAAATCTGGTGACCGCCTGAGCATGGCTTTGGACGCGGAGCTCAAGGAAATGCAAGAGAGAATGGCAAGCAGGCATGTTTATGAGGCTTCAGGTCGAGCATATATCCTCTCCGGACTAAGCTCACACTCGTGGCAGCGAGCAACTGCCAGAGGCGACTCCACCGATAGGTCCAGCCTCATCCAGGCCTATCAGACGCCTTCTATGGCTGAGATGCTCACCCGGTCTCAAGCTACATTACTAGGTAGCCCTTCAGCCCAGAGGCTAATGCAACCACTATTATCGCTTGGGTTGCACCCAAAGCCGAGGTAA
- the LOC115755320 gene encoding uncharacterized protein LOC115755320 isoform X2, whose protein sequence is MSVMTTIETRCEDPPKSKSRMVVESSGASFKRWGRKYPFIRYGLPMISLTVLGSVGLAHLLQGSKDIAKVKDDNEWEIIEERKALSRTGPIEAYKPKKISLEEELKALQEKVNINDYEYRKIPQPNDGKSGQQ, encoded by the exons ATGTCGG TGATGACAACGATTGAGACGAGGTGTGAAGACCCACCAAAGAGTAAGAGTCGGATGGTGGTCGAGAGTTCAGGTGCATCATTCAAGAGATGGGGTAGGAAGTATCCCTTCATCAGATATGGCCTCCCCATGATTTCTCTCACTGTCCTTGGCTCTGTTGGACTTGCCCATCTCTTGCAAGGCAG CAAGGATATTGCAAAAGTGAAAGATGACAATGAGTGGGAGATCATCGAGGAAAGAAAAGCGTTATCACGAACAGGACCAATAGAAGCATACAAGCCTAAAAAGATCTCATTAGAGGAGGAGCTGAAG GCTTTGCAAGAGAAGGTCAACATCAATGATTATGAATACAGGAAAATTCCTCAACCAAATGATGGCAAATCTGGCCAGCAGTGA
- the LOC115755320 gene encoding uncharacterized protein LOC115755320 isoform X1 codes for MFSGFSNLMTTIETRCEDPPKSKSRMVVESSGASFKRWGRKYPFIRYGLPMISLTVLGSVGLAHLLQGSKDIAKVKDDNEWEIIEERKALSRTGPIEAYKPKKISLEEELKALQEKVNINDYEYRKIPQPNDGKSGQQ; via the exons ATGTTCTCTGGATTTTCAAATT TGATGACAACGATTGAGACGAGGTGTGAAGACCCACCAAAGAGTAAGAGTCGGATGGTGGTCGAGAGTTCAGGTGCATCATTCAAGAGATGGGGTAGGAAGTATCCCTTCATCAGATATGGCCTCCCCATGATTTCTCTCACTGTCCTTGGCTCTGTTGGACTTGCCCATCTCTTGCAAGGCAG CAAGGATATTGCAAAAGTGAAAGATGACAATGAGTGGGAGATCATCGAGGAAAGAAAAGCGTTATCACGAACAGGACCAATAGAAGCATACAAGCCTAAAAAGATCTCATTAGAGGAGGAGCTGAAG GCTTTGCAAGAGAAGGTCAACATCAATGATTATGAATACAGGAAAATTCCTCAACCAAATGATGGCAAATCTGGCCAGCAGTGA
- the LOC115755320 gene encoding uncharacterized protein LOC115755320 isoform X3: MTTIETRCEDPPKSKSRMVVESSGASFKRWGRKYPFIRYGLPMISLTVLGSVGLAHLLQGSKDIAKVKDDNEWEIIEERKALSRTGPIEAYKPKKISLEEELKALQEKVNINDYEYRKIPQPNDGKSGQQ; this comes from the exons ATGACAACGATTGAGACGAGGTGTGAAGACCCACCAAAGAGTAAGAGTCGGATGGTGGTCGAGAGTTCAGGTGCATCATTCAAGAGATGGGGTAGGAAGTATCCCTTCATCAGATATGGCCTCCCCATGATTTCTCTCACTGTCCTTGGCTCTGTTGGACTTGCCCATCTCTTGCAAGGCAG CAAGGATATTGCAAAAGTGAAAGATGACAATGAGTGGGAGATCATCGAGGAAAGAAAAGCGTTATCACGAACAGGACCAATAGAAGCATACAAGCCTAAAAAGATCTCATTAGAGGAGGAGCTGAAG GCTTTGCAAGAGAAGGTCAACATCAATGATTATGAATACAGGAAAATTCCTCAACCAAATGATGGCAAATCTGGCCAGCAGTGA